From a region of the Gavia stellata isolate bGavSte3 chromosome 32, bGavSte3.hap2, whole genome shotgun sequence genome:
- the POLR2E gene encoding DNA-directed RNA polymerases I, II, and III subunit RPABC1, producing MDDEEETYRLWKIRKTIMQLCHDRGYLVTQDELDQTLEEFKAQFGDKPSEGRPRRTDLTVLVAHNDDPTDQMFVFFPEEPKVGIKTIKMYCQRMQEENITRALIVVQQGMTPSAKQSLVDMAPKYILEQFLQQELLINITEHELVPEHVVMTKEEVTELLARYKLRENQLPRIQAGDPVARYFGIKRGQVVKIIRPSETAGRYITYRLVQ from the exons ATGGACGACGAGGAGGAGACGTACCGGCTGTGGAAGATCCGTAAGACCATCATGCAG CTCTGCCACGACCGGGGCTACCTGGTGACCCAGGACGAGCTGGACCAGACGCTGGAGGAGTTCAAGGCGCAGTTCGGTGACAAGCCCAGCGAGGGCCGGCCCCGGCGCACGGACCTGACGGTGCTGGTGGCTCACAACGACGACCCCACCGACCAGATGTTCGTCTTCTTCCCGG AGGAGCCCAAGGTCGGAATAAAGACGATCAAGATGTACTGCCAGAGGATGCAGGAGGAGAACATCACCAGGGCGCTGATCGTCGTGCAGCAAGGCATGACCCCCTCGGCAAAGCAG TCCCTGGTAGATATGGCACCCAAATACATCCTGGAGCAGTTTCTGCAGCAAGAGCTTCTGATCAACATCACAGAGCATGAG TTGGTCCCGGAGCACGTTGTCATGACAAAGGAAGAAGTAACTGAGCTACTGGCCAGATA TAAGCTGAGAGAGAACCAGCTCCCAAGGATACAGGCCGGGGATCCTGTGGCCCGGTACTTTGGAATAAAGCGCGGTCAG GTGGTGAAGATCATAAGACCGAGTGAGACTGCGGGCCGCTACATCACCTACAGACTGGTGCAGTAA
- the GPX4 gene encoding phospholipid hydroperoxide glutathione peroxidase isoform X1, producing the protein MGWGQAVRRALQYGAAAVRGPVRSMCAQAEDWRSAKAIYDFHALDIDGNDVSLEKYRGYVCIITNVASKUGKTAVNYTQLVDLYARYAERGLRILGFPCNQFGKQEPGDNAQIKAFAENYGVKFDMYSKIDVNGDDAHPLWKWMKDQPKGRGTLGNAIKWNFTKFLINREGQVVKRYSPMEDPYVIEKDLPAYL; encoded by the exons aTGGGATGGGGTCAGGCGGTTCGGCGGGCGCTGCAGTACGGGGCGGCGGCGGTGCGGGGCCCGGTCCGGAGTATG TGTGCCCAGGCGGAGGACTGGCGCTCGGCCAAGGCCATCTACGACTTCCACGCCCTGGACATCGATGGCAACGACGTCTCCCTGGAGAAGTACCG AGGCTACGTCTGCATCATCACCAATGTGgcttcaaaatgaggaaaaaccGCTGTAAACTACACTCAGCTTGTCGACTTGTACGCCAGATATGCTGAGAGGGGTTTACGCATCCTGGGCTTTCCCTGCAACCAGTTTGGGAAACAG GAGCCCGGGGACAACGCTCAGATTAAGGCATTTGCTGAAAACTACGGTGTGAAGTTTGACATGTACAGTAAGATCGATGTCAACGGGGACGATGCCCACCCGCTCTGGAAGTGGATGAAGGACCAGCCCAAAGGAAGAGGCACCCTGGGCAA TGCAATAAAATGGAACTTCACTAAG TTCCTCATTAACCGGGAGGGCCAAGTGGTGAAGAGGTACAGTCCGATGGAGGATCCCTAC GTGATCGAGAAGGACCTGCCTGCCTACCTGTAG
- the GPX4 gene encoding phospholipid hydroperoxide glutathione peroxidase isoform X2, protein MGWGQAVRRALQYGAAAVRGPVRSMAEDWRSAKAIYDFHALDIDGNDVSLEKYRGYVCIITNVASKUGKTAVNYTQLVDLYARYAERGLRILGFPCNQFGKQEPGDNAQIKAFAENYGVKFDMYSKIDVNGDDAHPLWKWMKDQPKGRGTLGNAIKWNFTKFLINREGQVVKRYSPMEDPYVIEKDLPAYL, encoded by the exons aTGGGATGGGGTCAGGCGGTTCGGCGGGCGCTGCAGTACGGGGCGGCGGCGGTGCGGGGCCCGGTCCGGAGTATG GCGGAGGACTGGCGCTCGGCCAAGGCCATCTACGACTTCCACGCCCTGGACATCGATGGCAACGACGTCTCCCTGGAGAAGTACCG AGGCTACGTCTGCATCATCACCAATGTGgcttcaaaatgaggaaaaaccGCTGTAAACTACACTCAGCTTGTCGACTTGTACGCCAGATATGCTGAGAGGGGTTTACGCATCCTGGGCTTTCCCTGCAACCAGTTTGGGAAACAG GAGCCCGGGGACAACGCTCAGATTAAGGCATTTGCTGAAAACTACGGTGTGAAGTTTGACATGTACAGTAAGATCGATGTCAACGGGGACGATGCCCACCCGCTCTGGAAGTGGATGAAGGACCAGCCCAAAGGAAGAGGCACCCTGGGCAA TGCAATAAAATGGAACTTCACTAAG TTCCTCATTAACCGGGAGGGCCAAGTGGTGAAGAGGTACAGTCCGATGGAGGATCCCTAC GTGATCGAGAAGGACCTGCCTGCCTACCTGTAG